Proteins co-encoded in one Vulpes vulpes isolate BD-2025 unplaced genomic scaffold, VulVul3 u000000899, whole genome shotgun sequence genomic window:
- the STBD1 gene encoding starch-binding domain-containing protein 1 isoform X1, which produces MGAVWSALLVGGGLAGAIFVWLLRDAATDGDPEQKDGPPGDAAAPRAGRELAAAPEHLQESNGCLVSETKGHGNLQEAAWRLQSPSGKDSGCSSSREHVPSGGFPATESLATSETEKLYSSNLVIDRAKEVSLAQLSNQDRADNEDWEMVSRHSSWGDAALGGSLEAPVVSPNQEMDCGRSTLMEPRGQEVDVKQKKAVAVVSGSQQVSVRFQIHYITSTGKQCIAITGDHKSLGRWNTYLPLQYSKDGFWCRSVSLPADIVVEWKFVVVENGEITRWEECSNRFLETGHADKVVQKWWGIP; this is translated from the exons ATGGGCGCCGTGTGGTCCGCCCTGCTGGTGGGGGGCGGCCTGGCCGGGGCGATCTTCGTTTGGCTGCTGCGGGACGCGGCGACGGACGGCGACCCGGAGCAGAAGGACGGGCCCCCGGGGGACGCCGCGGCTCCGCGGGCCGGGCGGGAGCTGGCGGCCGCGCCAG agcatCTTCAAGAAAGCAATGGATGTTTGGTTTCAGAGACCAAAGGCCATGGTAACTTGCAGGAAGCAGCATGGAGACTGCAGAGTCCTTCTGGAAAAGACAGTGGTTGCAGCAGTTCAAGAGAGCATGTTCCTTCTGGAGGGTTTCCAGCCACAGAATCTCTAGCTACATCTGAGACTG AAAAGTTGTATTCTAGCAACCTGGTCATTGACAGAGCGAAAGAAGTGAGCCTTGCACAGCTGAGCAATCAGGACCGGGCTGACAATGAGGACTGGGAAATGGTGTCCAGGCACTCATCCTGGGGAGATGCTGCTTTGGGTGGCAGCCTTGAGGCTCCAGTGGTAAGCCCAAACCAGGAAATGGACTGTGGCAGAAGCACTCTTATGGAACCAAGAGGTCAGGAAGTGGATGTGAAACAGAAAAAGGCGGTAGCGGTGGTTTCGGGGTCCCAGCAAGTTAGCGTCAGGTTCCAGATCCATTATATCACAAGCACTGGTAAGCAATGTATTGCAATCACTGGAGATCACAAGAGTCTTGGAAGGTGGAATACCTACCTCCCACTCCAGTATAGCAAGGATGGGTTCTGGTGTCGTTCTGTGTCCCTGCCTGCAGATATAGTGGTGGAATGGAAGTTTGTAGTCGTAGAAAATGGGGAGATTACCCGCTGGGAAGAATGTAGCAATAGGTTCCTGGAGACTGGCCATGCGGATAAAGTGGTACAAAAGTGGTGGGGGATTCCCTGA
- the STBD1 gene encoding starch-binding domain-containing protein 1 isoform X2: MGAVWSALLVGGGLAGAIFVWLLRDAATDGDPEQKDGPPGDAAAPRAGRELAAAPEHLQESNGCLVSETKGHGNLQEAAWRLQSPSGKDSGCSSSREHVPSGGFPATESLATSETGNSRGYSEVSRNESLESAIREWGFQKGQETLANVASCFAEKLYSSNLVIDRAKEVSLAQLSNQDRADNEDWEMVSRHSSWGDAALGGSLEAPVVSPNQEMDCGRSTLMEPRGQEVDVKQKKAVAVVSGSQQVSVRFQIHYITSTGKQCIAITGDHKSLGRWNTYLPLQYSKDGFWCRSVSLPADIVVEWKFVVVENGEITRWEECSNRFLETGHADKVVQKWWGIP; this comes from the exons ATGGGCGCCGTGTGGTCCGCCCTGCTGGTGGGGGGCGGCCTGGCCGGGGCGATCTTCGTTTGGCTGCTGCGGGACGCGGCGACGGACGGCGACCCGGAGCAGAAGGACGGGCCCCCGGGGGACGCCGCGGCTCCGCGGGCCGGGCGGGAGCTGGCGGCCGCGCCAG agcatCTTCAAGAAAGCAATGGATGTTTGGTTTCAGAGACCAAAGGCCATGGTAACTTGCAGGAAGCAGCATGGAGACTGCAGAGTCCTTCTGGAAAAGACAGTGGTTGCAGCAGTTCAAGAGAGCATGTTCCTTCTGGAGGGTTTCCAGCCACAGAATCTCTAGCTACATCTGAGACTGGTAACTCTCGGGGTTACTCTGAAGTTTCAAGAAATGAAAGCCTTGAGTCTGCTATAAGAGAATGGGGATTCCAGAAAGGACAAGAGACACTTGCTAATGTAGCTTCCTGTTTTGCAGAAAAGTTGTATTCTAGCAACCTGGTCATTGACAGAGCGAAAGAAGTGAGCCTTGCACAGCTGAGCAATCAGGACCGGGCTGACAATGAGGACTGGGAAATGGTGTCCAGGCACTCATCCTGGGGAGATGCTGCTTTGGGTGGCAGCCTTGAGGCTCCAGTGGTAAGCCCAAACCAGGAAATGGACTGTGGCAGAAGCACTCTTATGGAACCAAGAGGTCAGGAAGTGGATGTGAAACAGAAAAAGGCGGTAGCGGTGGTTTCGGGGTCCCAGCAAGTTAGCGTCAGGTTCCAGATCCATTATATCACAAGCACTGGTAAGCAATGTATTGCAATCACTGGAGATCACAAGAGTCTTGGAAGGTGGAATACCTACCTCCCACTCCAGTATAGCAAGGATGGGTTCTGGTGTCGTTCTGTGTCCCTGCCTGCAGATATAGTGGTGGAATGGAAGTTTGTAGTCGTAGAAAATGGGGAGATTACCCGCTGGGAAGAATGTAGCAATAGGTTCCTGGAGACTGGCCATGCGGATAAAGTGGTACAAAAGTGGTGGGGGATTCCCTGA